Sequence from the Fragaria vesca subsp. vesca linkage group LG4, FraVesHawaii_1.0, whole genome shotgun sequence genome:
GAATCTGTTTCTTTGGAGGTCTCCCCCTCCTGAGAAAGTCCCAATACAACAAAAGCATTCCAATCGTGTCCAGGAAGATTTGCGACAAGCGGAGTAAGATCAACATGATACTTGACAAACCAGCCAGAGTAGTCTCTCTCCATCTCCATCACTTCTAATCAGGTGTTGCAATGCTCATAAGTCTCAATCAAATACAAACGGCCACCACACTCCCCAAAATATCTCTGTTTGAAGCTCGGCGTTGAAGTGGGCAATTTGTTCCTACGCAAAGGGACAGGAGGGGTAGAGGACACGAGCAGCAAACATTCTTGGCCTAGGTCAAAGTAGTGCATCACATCAGCTTCCTCTCTTATATATTCCTTCTCGTCATCCTCAAATGACAAGCAGATTGGCAAGCTTGATACCCATTCATTTCTGATCCAATGAACTGCGCCATTGCAGTATACTGCGCCTTCCCTGCTCCTGTAGTCGAAGTTCATTGCCTTCTGTCTGTAATCATGGTGCCTTCCCACGTCTGAGGGGGTGGGGAAGAAAGGAGTTTCGAGATGCTTCCACTCTCCGGTCTCAGATGAGTATATCTCTATGGAGTGCTGGCCCAGCGGGTAGTTGGTCACGCAGACCAGCTTGTAATGTGACGATTTAGAAGGATCAAAGGCCAAAGCATAGTGTACAAAAGAAAGTACGTGCATGTCTTCTCATATCAATTTGCACAAATTTGTTTCCTTATGATTTTTGGGTATAGGGTTTCTGATTAATCGAGTAATTCGAAGTCTATATGTTTACCCAAATCTTTTAGAATAGCTTATACTGACAAAAATTTTTTTATCCCCAATATCAGCAGCAGGAAATTAGATGGTATGGAGGAAGATCCAATGGTTATTGGGTTGCATATTTCTATGTCTTCAGATGGTTTGGAGGAAGACTTACATTCTAATCACCCATCTAGTCTCATTGAAGGCCCCATTGTCAATGGAAAGTATTATTTGTTATCACTTTTATCATGTTAAGAACTTGTAATTAGAGTTTGTTGTTGGTGTCGGGCTCCTCACTGGATAATCATGAAGATCATCTAGACCCTTTAATTATTTTCTTTTTCTTTGATTTACTTGAAGGCCTCGCCGTGACTAATATTGCGAATGAATTCCTCTCATTATTGGCGAAGTTGTTTGAAACTCGAGAAGACCTTCTGAGTGTTGTCCGTAAAATTGGGAAGTCGCAAGGGTATGCTATGGTAATCAAATGATCCAAAAGGAGTAAAGGTGGTGATAGACGTTATGTGCTTATTGGTTGTGATAGAGGTGGTTCTTATCGAACCTTCTCTACACTTGAGGAGAAGAAAAAAAATTCAGCTTCTCGTCTGATAGGTTGCTCTTTCAAGATTGTGGGAAGAAGTACAGCTGAAGGGTTGTGGAAGGTTGAGATAATTAGCTTATTTCATAATCATGATCCTTCCAGTGATATGGCCGGACATCCATATTCTCGTAGATTTACCAAAGAGGAAGCTCTACAAGTTGAACAAATGAGTAAGGTTGGCATAAAACCACGTCAGATTCTCTCTTCCCTTCGCCAAAATAATCCTGATCTTCTTGCAGTTTTAAGAAATATATATAGCAAGACAGCTCAATTTAGGAAGGAAAGTCTAGGTGGGCGTTCAATTATTCAAGCATTATTAGATGAGCTTGGTGGAGCTAGTTTTTATCATAATGTCAAATATGATCATTCTGGTCATTTGACTCATTTGTTCTTTGCTCATCCGACATCCATTGAGTTGACTAAAAGCTACTCGAGTGTCTTTGTAATGGATTGTACTTATATGACAAATAAGTATAAGATGCCATTACTTGAGATTATAGGAGTGTCGAGTTTCAACACTACCTTCTATTTCGTGTTTTGTTTTCATGCAAAAAGAGGAACAACAGGACTATCAGTGGGCTCTTGAAATGTTTAGTAAGTTGTTGGGAGATGGTGATCATCCATTGGCGATTATAACTGACAGGGAGTTGGCATTGATGAAAGCAATTCAGATTGTGTTTCCGGGGACTCCTAATCTTTTATGCATATGGCATATTGAAAAAAATATATATCCTTGCACATTGTAAGGGTCAGTTTAAGGAAGATGTAGATTGGGATGCTTTTATGTGTTCTTGGATTACCCTTGTAAAATCTTGGGATGTGTCAATGTTTAATGAAGCTTGGAACCGTTTTCAGCTTGAGTACAAAGACTATGCATCAGTTTTAGAAAGGACAACAAGATAGTAACTATGAAAGTCTTATATCCTGCATTAATATAAAGGCTCATACCCTATTTTAAATTTCGTCAGCTCCTCTTATAAACTTTATAAGTTCTTGCTACTCTTGGTCATCATAGTAACCCTCATCAGAACTTGAAGCATTTGACATCTTCAGACCCTGAAGATGCATAGCAAAACATGGTTTCATACTAATAAAACAGTAACTAGACTTTCAACACTGCTAGACAATCTAACTAGATCTACTACCTGGGCTCCAATACCATTTTAAGTCGCACCTGACACCCCAGGTTATGGGATGTGACAACACCTCAAGCAACACTTTCTCAAGTTATTGCCAAAAGAATCCATATTGTAGTTGAAAATAAACCGTCTACCGAATTAGCATATTATCCGTCTGTGGTAGATTAGTGGCATGGCCATTTAGGAAACAGAAAACCATATTACATACATGCATCATAGTTGATCTGCAAAGTTTTCATCTTATAGGCCTATACATTCAGGAACTATTACACCAAACTAATCCGTTAGTAACTTAATAGTGTTTCAAATGTCAGCTTGATAGAAATGAAGATAAACTGTAAGAGATTACTAGTTTGTAATAGATAGTTCTAGATTGATCAGCATGTTTTAGTTGACTTTTCAAAACCAGAAAAATAAACTTACATCAGAGCCCTGACTTTTCATAGTTTAAACCTGAGATTCGTCCTCCATTGCCAGTAAAACCATAGTGTACCTGGATAACCATAGTGCAAACCTGAGATTCAGCTAGATAACATGTCTACTTCTCCCTAACTTCATTGTTGTGAAGATACTGACTTCATTTATATAAATTATTGTTGTGCAGAGTGCAGAAACGTACTTCATTTATGGATAATGTACAGGTTTCATGAATAGTATAAACTGCAATCACAAAAGAAACTCTAGACAATAGATACATATAGCAGATAGATAACACAAAAGTCATGTTTAAGTTAGTCATATATTTGCAGGTTCCTAATGATCTGATATGCCATTATACCTATTAGATTTGATCCTAGATACCTAATTGTTGGAATCCCCATAAGTGGGATTTAAGAGTCCATAGTGCTTGATCTGCAATAAAAATAATTGACTAACAACAGCACCCTAAGTTTTCATCCTTAAAGCACTAAATATTAATATATTCATATGGGACACATGACATCCAGTAGTAGAATTGATGCAATTACTATCAAGATCCTGACAAAGGATTACAAACCCGAATTATAGTGGTCACTGTCAAAAAGGGGCCACTGATAACCATGGGGGAGTGATAATACCTAGTCTACAGTAAAGCTCGGCTAAATTTTGCTAGATTTCCACTAGTAATGAACAGTTGAGAAAACAAGTTCCACGGATCAAGACTTACCTACACAATCCCAGATGTTAAGTTTACCAAGCTCAATCTTTTGTATGTTTCTTGTGCACATTTGATTATGAAAACACACCAAACAGACAATTTAGAAAACACCACTTGCAATTGGTAAGTAGAACTTTCTAATACAAAGCATAAAACAACAATTCTACAAATAATCTGACAATCCAGAAAGAACCGGTGTTATAAATAGATAGGCATTTCTAATAGATAGCACAACTTACATGGCAACAGCAACATAACATGTATGGGATACATATAGATACGATCCTCACAAACAAGCCAGAGTCTCCATATAAGGAAAAGTAACAGCCTCTTCAATACCATGATTATCACCGAAAGCTTGAAAAAGTTCCTCATTGCCTAACTCAGCAGATGTCTTGAATGTCTCATTCCTCAGATTATAGGATATGATCTTACCAGGGAGGTGCAACAAAAGATCAGTTGAAGTATCCTCAACCCCATTATCTGTCTTATCCTCTTGAGAAAGGCCCAAGACAACACAAGCATCCCAATCCTCTCCAGGATAAGCCGCGACTAGCGGATTAAGATCAACACGATACTTAACAAGCCAGCCAGAGTAGTCCCTCTCCATCTCCATGACCTCAAATCGAGTCTTGCAATACTGAAAACTCTCAATCAAATACAAACGGCCACCGCAGTCCCCAAAACATATACGATCAAATCTCGGCCAACCATAATTAATGTCATAGCTAAGGTCTTTGGCAACCAAGGGGACAGGAGGAGGAGTAGCAGGGGCAAGTCGAAATTGTTCTTCACCTACATCAAAGTAGTGCAACACATCACAATCATTTCTTATCCAAGTATCTTTGGACCAAGAGTCACCTATCCTTGTCCTGCTCCAACACAAGCCAACTTGCATTCTATCTCTTATCCAATGAACTCCGCCATTGCAGTACACTGCGCCCTCCCTGCAACTCTCGTCGAAATGCATAGTCGTCTCCCTACCATCATCATCATCGCTGGCGAAGAGAGGAGTATCGAGACGCTTCCACTCTGCGGTCTCTGAAGAGTATATCTCTATGCGGTGGTGCCCCTCGTCGCGATGATCATTCCAGTAGAAGTAATAGGAGTGGTTGGTGAGGCAGAGCAGGAGGCGATTTTGAAGGGTCAAATGCCAGAGCGTAGCGTGCAAAAGTGGTGTCTGGATTGACGCTGGGGGAAGAAAGAGGACGGAACTCGTTGGTGGTGGGATTGACTACGTATACGGGATGGTGTTGAACTCTTTGCTCAAACGGTATAGGAATGTGGCAGAGGAAGAGGCCATTGCAGGACTGGAGAATCCTCAATTTAGATCCATCAGGGACGGAATCGGTGAGGGTTTTGAAGGGGCTCCACCCAGGTGGGATTTCACTGTCATTAAGAGGGATGGAGTTGAACGACTCGTCGAAGAAAGCGGAGATTTTGGGGTTAGGGTTTCGGAGAGTGGCGGCGACGGAAGTGAGGGTCGGAGATGAGAGATAGCCAGTGCTTGGAGACGGACTTGAAGCGGATCAGAGATAGAGGTGGAACCCTTACCAGGATCTACTTCAGGAGCTCTTCGATGTTGGCGACGGTCTCTGCCGACGATGACATTTTGAGCTCTCGTTCGCCCACAAAACGGGTTCAGGGTTTTTGCTCTGGCTGTGTTTCCAGAAAATGATAGAGGAGAGCGTTACTTTATGGGACTGAAGAATATACATTTTTAAGAATGGAATAACTATATTAAAAGCAAAGGAGCCCTTCTAGTAAAAATTAGTTTAAGATTTTTCGGTTTATGATTTAAAAGATCTATTTTTTTATCACATCTTGGCATCTCATCCGTTCAGTTTTTAGGTCTATATGTGCAGATCAACCTTACAAATTTTCAGTCAAATCGGTGATCGTTAAGGTAACAAACTAGATCAAATTAATAGACGAACCAAATCTGTCAAACATGAACCGTTCAAGTTCATAATTAGTAAATTACACTTATGAATGTCTTAACGATTTTCAATATGGCTGAAAATTTACATAAATGATCTACTTATAAATACATATAAACTGAACGGTCAAGATGTGGATATAAGATCGAAAAGTGAGATAAGCCGAAAAGTTCTCAACTAGTCCTCAACTTAAGGGTTCTCATTATAAGAACTTCCTTAAAAGAAAATTAGATATTTAATTGTAAATCGAAAAGAAAAAAAATGTATTTAATTATTTTGAAAAGTATTTGATGGCACTATATATGACATAGACGTAATAATTTAATTTTCAGGGTGAACCGATTCGAATAATGGGGAAAGCCAACGTTCCCATTAAAGAAGCTATTGCGCTTAGAGATAGCCTCATCAAAACAAAAGACTTGAATTATATTAACATCTTAGTTGAAGGTGATTCTGCCTTAACTATCAATTGTGTTACTTTGGCTAACCTAGGTTACAGACTGGAACTGTCGAAGATGATTTTGTCGATCTCAGTTAAGAATGTGATTAATTTTGACCTTTTTAAGGTTGGTTGCCCGTAAAGTGTTTCTTTATAATTGTAGTCTTCTAGCTTAAAAAAAACCTAATCAAGCCCTCTAAATAATCCAAGGACAAATGAGCAAAGTTAATTTGGTCGGTTAGAGTGACCAAGTGCACGCTACTAAGTTGACGGAATGACGGTTGAACCAAATTGAATGATAGCAATTTGACGGAGGTGTGACACCACTGTGATAAGTCATAGCCAGGGACACGTCCCCTATGCAGTTGAGTTAGTTGCAACCCTAAATATGACAGCAGACCCATCAAGCCATGGCCTCAATATTTCAGCTGAGACTACAGGAAGTGTCATAGCTCCCACTAACCAAAACGACCCCAAAGCCAATAGCCAAGAACACAATGTAGAATCAACCCTTCAACTTAGGATTGAGTACAACTTATCAACCCTATATTTGCATAACACACGAACTAAACGTAACAAACTTGGTCCATGCATTTGCAATGGGACTAATTTAACGAGAACAAACACATGTTTTAGAAGGGACCAGTCTGACATTAACATAGAAGCCTAGCATGACAATTCATCCATAAAGAAACTGTCATTTTGCTTAGCCTACTGTATTACCAAACCATCAACTGCTTTTATCAATTGCAATGTAACTTGAATTAATCAAAAATAATGTTCGGGCTATCTGCATTATTTAGCTTAAAGCTTATACGTATGTGTTCTAAACAAAGAAGATACTTCATATACTAGAACTGCATTTACGGTGTTCTCAAGTCCCACAAGCTGCACATTTTCAGGAAAAAAAAAAAAAAAAAAAAAAAAAAGTACCCACAAGCTGCAATACTTACACACACTTCCCCAACTGGCCGGGTCACTCAAAAAACTGTAAAACCATAAATAGCTAGCTCAGAGGCAACATGAACTAAACACAGGCCACATTTAAAACTACACTAGAGAAACATATAGCAGATCACAAAACACAAAGGCCACATTTAAGATTCAAATGTACATTTGTGCCCATGATCAGAATAATCAGATATATGTACCTGATCATCTGAAATTCTCTCGACATCGATGACATCATAACTGACATTAGGTATAAATAATGCTCCTGCAGCCATCAAAATATGGTTCCCAACTATGTAACCTTTTAGCCAAAAACGCTACATTACCATGAATTCATAGTCTAAGAATGTGGACATATCCAGTAGCAGGTTTCCATGATTTTCAAGACCCCAGCCAAGGGAGAACCATTTTGACAGGCAAATCACCAGTAGATGAGAATCAACAATAACCATATTTCCATGACTCTCTTTTTATTGTTAGACATAAATCTTTGACTTCAATCAACTGAAAGCTAAACAAAAAGGGAAGAGATAGTTCTACCACGAAAACACCAACATCATAGTTTTGCAGAGAATGACTTGTATGTATTGTTATTGTGCAGATACTGACTTCATTAATACATAATATTATTCTGCAGACACTGACTTCTTTTATATATTGTACAGACCAAAAATGTATAATAGAAAGAAACTCTAGACACAAGAAAATACACCAGATACAAACCACAATATGCAGGTGAATGATCTCTTATGCCCTAATACCTATTAGATTTCAAGATATGTTCACACTAAAGATTTTAAATCCCCTCATATAAATGGGATTAAGAGTTAGTAATGCTCGATCTCCAACAAAAATACTTAATAAGCAACAAGTTTCTCATCCTTAAGACACTATACAATAGTATTATCATATGGACACAGCCACCTTCCAGTAGTAGAATTGACTCCATTACTATAAGATCCTGGCAAAGGACTACACGTACACCTGAATCATAATGGTTGCTGTAAACACTAACCCCTTGGAATTGCATACAAACTCCAATAACAAAAGTGTTTAAGTGAGATAACATGCATTGTGTTTTCAGTCTATTTCATTCAACAAATTGGAGAATTACAGAGCAGCTATATATGACCCTACTTTGCATTCACCGTATGATGTTTTCAAATGCAAACCATTTTTCATATGTAAACTATGACCCTAGTTTGTGTTTTCAGTCTATTTCACTTAACCAAGTAGAGGATAACTGCATTCTTCACATGCTGTTTTAAAAACAGTGAAGATTGGCTAAACCTTACTAGTAATGAACACCTGGGAAAGGATGCTCCAATGATCAAGACTTAGGAATCTAAACAGTCCCAGATGCTACGGTTATCTAGATGAATCTCTTGAAAATTTCTTGTGCTAATTAGATTATGACAAACCACAAATAACTGACAACTTAGGTTTTGGAAGGAACCATTCAATTAGTTAAATAGCTAATACAAAGCATAATTTGATTACGACTAACCATTATAGATAGCATAACTTACATGGCAACGACAGCATAACATGTATGGGATACACATAAATTTCATCCTAACACACAAGTTAAAGTCTCCATGTAAGGAAAAGTAACATCCTCTTGATATGATGATAATCAACATCCTCTTGAATATGATCATAGTCACCTAAAGCTTGAAAAAGTTCCTTATTGCCTAACTCAACAGATGTCTTGAAGGTCTCATCCCTCAGATTATAGGATATGATCTTACCAGGCAGCTGCAACAAAAGATGAGTTGAAGTATCCTCAACCCCATTATCTGTCTCATCCTCTTGATAAAGGCCCAAGACAGCTAAAGCATTCCAATCCAGTCCAGGAAGAGCTGCGACTAGCGGATTAAGATCAACATGATACTTGGCAAACCAGCCAGAGTAGTTCCTTTCCATCTCCATGACCTCAAATCGAGTCTTGCAATGCTCAAAAATCTCAATCAAATACAAACGACCGCGGCACTCGACAAAATATCTCTGAGCCAAACTCGGCCAACTAGTGGGAAAGTCCTCCAAGCTAATGTTTCGGACAGACAAGGCAACAGGAGGAGCCACAGGGGCAAGTCGAAATCGTTCTTCACCTATGTCAAAGTAGTGCACCACATCACACTCATCTTTTTTCCATTCATCTCTGGACCATGGACCATCGCTTGTCTTTGTCCTTCCCCAACTCAACACAACTTCCATTCTATT
This genomic interval carries:
- the LOC101299853 gene encoding F-box protein At5g07610-like encodes the protein MHFDESCREGAVYCNGGVHWIRDRMQVGLCWSRTRIGDSWSKDTWIRNDCDVLHYFDVGEEQFRLAPATPPPVPLVAKDLSYDINYGWPRFDRICFGDCGGRLYLIESFQYCKTRFEVMEMERDYSGWLVKYRVDLNPLVAAYPGEDWDACVVLGLSQEDKTDNGVEDTSTDLLLHLPGKIISYNLRNETFKTSAELGNEELFQAFGDNHGIEEAVTFPYMETLACL